The Daucus carota subsp. sativus chromosome 9, DH1 v3.0, whole genome shotgun sequence genome window below encodes:
- the LOC135149395 gene encoding probable protein phosphatase 2C 5, with amino-acid sequence MGGHEGENQLFSKLPSPYFDDDRSSKILDYYLIKTDCERIPGNQSTSFSVFGIFDGHNGISAAIFTKENLLNNVLSAIPEGATREEWLQALPRALVAGFVRTDIEFQQKGETSGTTVTFVVIDGWTVTVASVGDSRCILDTQGGVVSLLTVDHRLEENVEERERVTASGGEVGRLNLCAGNEVGPLRCWPGGLCLSRSIGDTDVGEYIVPVPHVKQVKLSNAGGRLIIASDGIWDTLSSDIAAQACRGLPAELAAKLVVKEALRSRGLKDDTTCLVVDMIPSDHPAVLPTPKRKQNSLTSLIFGRKSLNSTSKGTNKMSAVGAVEELFEEGSAMLAERLGKDFPLNSDSGIYRCAICQVDQPPGDGLSVNSGPFFSPSSKPWEGPFLCTNCRKKKDAMEGKIGTRPTAAV; translated from the exons ATGGGTGGTCATGAAGGTGAAAATCAACTATTTTCTAAGCTCCCTTCTCCTTATTTTGATGATG ATCGATCATCAAAAATTCTAGATTATTACTTGATTAAGACTGATTGTGAGAGGATTCCGGGGAATCAGTCGACATCTTTTTCGGTCTTTGGG ATTTTCGATGGGCATAATGGTATATCAGCTGCTATATTTACAAAGGAGAATTTGTTGAATAATGTTTTGAGTGCTATTCCTGAAGGAGCTACTAGAGAAGAGTGGTTGCAAGCTCTTCCCAGGGCATTGGTGGCTGGATTTGTGAGGACAGACATAGAATTCCAACAAAAAG GGGAGACGTCCGGTACAACAGTTACTTTTGTTGTAATTGATGGGTGGACCGTAACTGTTGCATCTGTCGGTGATTCTAGATGTATATTAGATACACAAGGTGGTGTAGTTTCTCTTTTGACAGTTGATCATAGGCTGGAGGAGAACGTAGAAGAGAGGGAGCGTGTCACTGCAAGTGGAGGTGAAGTAGGACGGCTCAATCTTTGCGCCGGAAATGAG GTTGGTCCGCTTCGCTGCTGGCCTGGTGGTTTGTGCCTTTCGAGATCTATAGGCGACACAGATGTTGGAGAGTACATTGTCCCAGTACCTCACGTTAAGCAAGTGAAG CTTTCAAATGCTGGGGGAAGACTTATAATTGCTTCCGATGGTATCTGGGATACCTTATCATCTGATATAGCTGCACAAGCCTGTCGAGGATTGCCTGCCGAGCTTGCCGCGAAGCTTGTTGTTAAG GAGGCTCTAAGATCAAGAGGCCTGAAAGATGACACTACCTGCCTTGTGGTTGACATGATTCCTTCTGATCATCCTGCAGTACTTCCAACACCGAAAAGGAAACAAAATTCGCTTACGTCATtgatttttggaagaaaatccctaaattcaacaagcaaaggaacAAATAAGATGTCTGCTGTTGGTGCAGTGGAGGAGTTATTCGAAGAAGGTTCTGCCATGCTTGCAGAAAG GTTGGGTAAGGACTTCCCTCTGAACTCGGACTCTGGTATATATAGGTGTGCAATTTGCCAGGTGGATCAGCCACCTGGTGATGGCTTGTCAGTTAACTCCGGGCCCTTTTTCTCACCTTCTTCAAAACCATGGGAAGGTCCCTTTTTGTGCACAAACTGTCGGAAAAAGAAAGATGCAATGGAAGGTAAGATTGGGACCAGACCCACAGCAGCAGTATAA